The DNA window CATGAATCTCCGTAAGCCCCAGCATCCAGCGCTGCCTGGCACTTAGTTAACGCCCAATAAACGTGGTGgagcgcgggggcgggggggcggtgaGGGGAGCGCAGGTGGACGTCCAGCAGCAGGCGCCACGTTCTGAGGCATCTGGCCGCACCTCTTCCTCCCATCCGGCCCCCAGACCGCAGCGCACGCGAGAATGAGACCTGGTGGCGCTTGCACTATCCGCAGTTGGAGGCCAGGCTTCGCGTCTTTAGTCTTTGACCCCAGGCCGCGAGAAACGCGGCTGCGGCAGATGTAAGCGGCCGGCTACCCGGGCTGGTGTGCCGCAGCCCCGACGGACCTCCGCTTCTGTTCCCCCCGGGGTCCAACAGCCGCTGCCCACACGGGCGCGCTCGCGTCTCTGGGCGTCGACCCGGACTGGGCGCGAGTGCCGGTGACATCCCAGCGTTGGTAGCAGAGGCCTCAGCTTTTCTGTCGCGCAGCTGGCTCGGGGCAGCCCCGCAGTGGACTGGACCCTCTGTGGACTCAGTCACTGCGCACCTCGGATGGGGGTCactctggcagacagaaacatCACAAATGGAATTAGGGGCTGTGCCCACGCCCCGCGGTTACAAGGTCGGGGAGCCTGAGCGGCAAAGGCGACTGCACTCGGGGCGCAGAGCAGCTGCCTCGACCGACACCACATCACTGACCCCAGATGCTCTCTCCACTTGGCCACTAGGAGAGATCCTGCAAGTTCTGAGTTCTGAAaagagacaggagggaggagaCCACAGGAACACAGGCTCCTGGAAAAGGATGGGAAACCTTGTTTATGGAATGTGTCAGGAGAGAAATGATCTTACTATGCACACGCAGGCGTGGTGGCACCTGTTCGTTTCATGCGGGAGTAATGCAGATGGTGGAAGGTCAGTGAAGGCGGTTAGATCTCTAGCCCTGCTAAGCTATTCTAGACCTAATTCTAGAATGTTCCCACGAAGCCTATCAATGATGGGGCCACAGATGGATGGCATGACAGGGAGGAGAAACCCAGAGGCAAAGGGTCTGGGGTTGTCAGGTTGACAGCCATTTACTCCCTTTCCTCAAGAGAAAGATCTTCAATTCTTCCTTATCCTCAAGTTTCCATTGGGCCCTGGCTCTGGCCAACCATCCAGCACCCTCTCTAGTACACTCTTGGCAGAGAAGGGCATCTGATTGACCAAAGGTGGGGAACTGTTTGCATGATGCAGCTGAAAGACCAAGGTCTCACTGACAGTCCCTTGAAAACAGGAAATGCAGCCATTTGGCATCTTGCAGCTTGTTTCCTGGTTGGGTCCCTTTCTGGTTTCTTTCCTTCAGAAgacaatgtaaaataatatacCACCACTCCCAATAAGGAGGGGGTCCTCATAGGAGCTACCCATTCCTGTATTCCTCTTACCTGGTACAGTGCCTGGACCATAACAGCTGCTCAACGGAAGTTTGTTTGCTCTGTGAGTGACTGAATGAATCACAGAATATTGGAGTCTTAGAGTCAGAAAGTCACTTGCAGGATACCAAGCCCCACAGAGCATGTCTGGGAGTTGCTGATTAGAATGAGGCCCTTTATCACCTGGTCTAAAGAAACATTTCCTGCCACCCTCCACCACcgcctcccaacacacacacacacacacacacacacacacacacacaggctctgcTCTCTCGCGGGAGGACTTCAAGTCTCCCCAGAGCAACAACAGATGGCCCATTCAGGCACACGGGTCAGGTCCTTTCTGACTCTCTCCATGTGGGTTTGTTCCCAGTCTCCCTCTGAGGGCAGTACCTTCCCAGCTCCCCCACAAACCAGGGTCGCTCCGGAGGAGGGAGAGTAGTGAGTGCAGGAGACATGAGTGTTTCTGGGCCTTCAAGCTCCAGAGCACCCCGCTCACACAGGCCCCTGGGCTCCTCCAGGCCTCTGTGCCTCCCAGGAGGTAGCCGTGTGATTTCCCAGCTTCTCCACAGAGGACTCAGGGTTCAAACCCCtgcatttcctcctttctctcgcTCCATTgcttcatttcctccccattccttcccttcccattctttcttctatttcccaCAGGatcttctccttcattctttgcTGAAGTTTTCAGTTCTGTTTCTGaagcctccttttctctcctcagggCCCTCCTTGGATCCCCGCTAAGGGAAGTAAGGAAAGAAGAGCTCCTTCTCTGGGCCCTCAGCGTCAGAGGCAGTCCTCCTGGGACTCTCCCCGCAAGGCCCCCACAATCCCTAGGCTCCAGGCACCTGACAAGGGATCCTCGCTTGTGGCATTTGAGGGAAGATGGGAAATGCTGTGAAATACTGAATTCTACTCAAAGCAGCCTTGCAGTTCACCTGACCACTAATATGTGAAGTGGCCAAAGAGCCACCACAGTGAGGCTACTGACCAGCACCGTGCAGCGCAGGAAACACTTCACCGACATCCGCAGTCTCTTCCCAGCCCCACAGGCCGACACTGTGGGCCCGGTGCGATTTTCCTCACCACCCTGAGAGTGTGCTGAACCTGAGCCTGGCTGTTTCTACCACCCACGCTAGAACCATTCTAAGTTTTAGAGATTTcctatctttcattttgttttattctcacaGCAATCCTGTGAGGTGGACAACAACCTTGCGAAGGAGAATCAGCAGTACAAGGAGGTGAAACGACTTGCTCACAGCCACGCAACAGACTCCAAGCCGCCAACtacaaaaggaaaaggggaagcaCGGTTCAGCCGCCACCAGCCAGCAGCCAGGTATGCTGCCCAGGACTACGCCACGACACCTGGAGGCATCAAGGCCCTGCCTCGGCCTTGTTCTGCCCGCGGGGAAGTGGGGGATTTGAGGGGAGAAGTCTCAGCTGTTCCCGTGACAgtgtccccacttgggggcacgCCCTGGGGTAAGGCTCCTTTGGAAAGCCGATGGCCTTGAACTTCGTGCTGAAAGGGCACAGGGCAAAGCGAAGCCGCGGAGACCAGAAGGGATGGAAAGCGGAAAGCGATACTGGGGATTGGGTGGGAGAGCAACAGAAAGACTAGCTCCTCCCCGGCAGAGTCAGGGACCTTGGAGCCTCCGGGAGGAATCCTTCTCAGCCCGAAGCCCGAAACCTGGGAAGGCGGTAGGACCCGGAGGTGCAGCGGCCCCTCCCATCTCCTCGAGGGTGGGCACAAAGAGGCTGCGAGGGCCAGGCCCTGATTTTTTTGTCCCAGACGTCTGGGCTTCCCAAACACCAGAAGCAGCAACTGGGATCCTTCCCCGCCGGGCGAGGGCCCTGGGAGGCCCGCGCTTTCTCTGAAAGTGAAAGACGTGGGCGGGGGGCGCGGCCGAGGCGGGGCCCAGGCGGGCGGCGGCTCAGGCTCCGCCTCGGGGCAGTCTCGAGCCGGGGGCGCCGAGCGCCTCCAGTCCCCACAGCGTCGCGGGCTGGTGGGCTCCGCTGCGGCTCTTGGGCCGGGAAATGACCCTGCCCGGGGGCCCGACGGGCATGGCGCGGCCGGGAGGCGCGGGGCCCTGCAGCCCCGGGCTGGAGCGGGCCCCGCGCCGGAGTGTCGGGGAGCTGCGCCTGCTCTTCGAGGCGCGCTGCGCCGCGgtcgctgccgccgccgccgcagggCAACCCCGTGCTCGTGGGGCCAAGCGGCGTGGGGGACAGGTCCCCAACGGGCTTCCGCGGGCTTCCCCTGCGCCGGTGATCCCGCAGCTGACAGTGACAGCCGAGGAGCCGGACGTACCCCCGGCCAGTCCCGGGCCGCCGGAGCCAGAGGGCGGCTGGCTCCCGGCCGTGGGCTCGTCGCACCTGCAGCAGCCGCGCCGCCTCTCCACCTCGTCCCTCTCCTCTACTGGCTCCTCGTCGCTGCCCGAGGACTCGGAGGACGATCTGCTGAGCGACAGCGAGAGCCGGAGCCGCGGCAACGTGCAGCTGGAAGCCGGCGAAGTCGTGGGTCAGGTAGGGGCCGCGAGGGCGGAGCCAGTCCCGGGCGCGGGGGCTGCTCTCTGGGGACCCAGCTCCTAGCTCCCTGAGGTCCGACTCCTTCCCAAGTTCCCTCCGCCGAGGGTCCGACTCTCACTGCCCAGGGGGCTTAGGGGTCGGAGGGAGGCGCCAGTCGGATCTGCTCTCTCGCCCCGGCAGTTTTCACCCTGGTTCCACAGCAGGGTCGCGACCCGGGCCCAGGGGCGTCCAAGAAGGCGAGTGAGGAGGAGTCTGCGACAAGTCACGGGGACCGGGCGGGGTGGGGAGCGCGGAATCGTGACCTGCCGGCTGCAAGGTGGGGCCTAAGGGTTGGTCGGGGTTGGCCTTGCCCCGAGAACTCTCGGGGAGAGAGGGGCGAACGAGTCTCCCAATCTTGCCGCCCCCTCTCCCGCGCCGCGGCCCCACCCCCGCCGTTGCCACGGTTTCCCTCTCCTGAGTGGGAGTGGAGCGGCGCTCTAGTCTCTGCTCGGGAACCGCCGCCGTCTGCTCCCCGCGCCCGCACGAGGCGTggacctgggggagggaggggcgcaGGGCTGGGAGCTCTGGCTGGGAGGGGACCGCCGCCCGCCCCGCTTTACTGCTCCTAATTTTGGTCGGGGAGGGTAAACTGAGGCTGAAAGGGCGTGATCAACCTATAGTCTACGCTTCTGGTGCCAGAGGCCTGATTCGACCCTCGAATAATCCAGGCCAGGGTTCCCTGAAGACGTTACCTGTGCCTGCCCCTTAGGGCTGTGCCGCGCGGGATAGCCGTCCCGGGCCTCTCGTTTAAACGCAGGCCAAATACTTTCAGTAACTCCTCACGATCAGTAGGAAAGAGTTCCTCTAGATCCACCTTATGCAAGTGTCCCTGGAGCTAAGGGAGAGACGAAGGGCGACCCGCAGGCTCGGGCGGCTCCTGGCCTTCCCGGCTGCAGGGAGAGCCCTCGGGCGCGGCCGGGCCTGCGGACCCCAGGCTCCACCGCACGCTGCGGTTGGACTAGGCGGGGAGACACTGAGACGACTTGCAGTGGACCCGTCTTGGTCACCCCCTGAGACTTAACTACATTGCCCAGAGGGCGGCATGTGACacgagaggaaagagaaaagtctcCCAGAACAGGGCCACACCCCGCCGCCAGGTGCAGGGTGCGGGCGTCCCTCGCTCCTCCCGCGGAGTCAGGGTGCCCCTGACCCACGATCGATCGTTCCCAGTGCAGCCCTGGCCCATGCAGCGAGGCGGGTGCCGCCTAGGGGTTTCCAAGGAAGTGGAATGTGGGGCAGTGAGAggactcctccctccctgcctccttggaAAATCCGGAGCAGTCCCCGGCTCCCCCGCTCCAATCTCTGACAGCTGAGAGGCGGGCGCGGGAGGAAGGGCGCCACGAGGGCAGCCTCCCCCCTCAGATCCTCCCCCCCATTCCCTCTAAAGCCCGTGGGCGAAGGAGGTCCCGCGACCCAAGGCTGAGTGCTACGTAGGCAGCCCGACTGGGGTCTACACTCCAGGGACCAGTCGCAGCTGTGCGCTAGGCGCCTTTGGCCGGCCTCTCCCACCCTGGGCCTCGCTGTCCCCGGCACGGCCAGGAGCTGGAGCAGATGGCTGTTTGAAGGCCCTTCCAGCTCCAAGGCTGCGGCTCTCAGACCTTCCCAACCCCCAGCCCGCCAGGGCCTCCCCGAAGGCAAACAGCCACGGCGGCGGCCGATAAGCCAGAAGCTGTTGACAGAGGCCACCTGCGTCCCCGTGGAAGGGCCTGGCGCGGACTTTGCCTCTCGGCCGGTCCGGGAGCAGCACAGCGCGCCCGTCCAGGCTGCCTTTAGGGCTTCCCCAGGCAGGAAGCAGAGCCCATGGGCTGGCCGATCATTAAGGATGCACCCGGGAGAAGGGTACTGTGGCAGCGCTGGGAACTCCCAGGTCGCCAGCCCCTTACACTTGGACCTGGGCAGACAACGGGCATagccagagcagaaggaagccTGGGAAGGCTCTACCTTGCCTCTGCTGGGCACATAcgtccttttccttctcctaggAGCCTCGAACAGCCTGCCCAGAGCCTGAAGCTGGGCTTCCCATAGGGTAGTTGGGGCTGGacagcctgcctccctccctggacCCTTCCTTTATAGTACAGGGGAAGGTCATGGGCAGGGAAACCCAAGCAGtggaagctggggtggggagaggggctttctCCAAGGGCAGCTGGCATGACTCTTCTTAGGCCTTGCCTGCCTCTTAAAACAATGTTGGGGTGTTGCTGTGGCAGAAGAGAGGGTGTTGGCTCCTGCTCATTTGGTTCTCTTCTCTCAGTGCTCCAGGATAGGTAAGGAGACCTGGATGCCACCCTGTCCTGGACCCAGAACTCCCATACTTCACTTTTCACTAATTATAGAGCAGAATTTAGGTTAActgacttcctttttaaaaagtaaatgccCCTGGGAGGGTGAAGTCGTGGGTCACTTATACCTTAGTGcaaatgattttataaatttaaactgATTGCTTTCACCACCAACACCACCACAGGGAGTGCTAGTTTGATAGGCAATGGGaacatggggagggggtggggctggtagAGCGCTTCAGCCAGTGATCGGATGGCtggagagagggagtgggagtggggaggaatggGGATGAGTACAGAAGGCAGAGTAGAGGGTCCATTCTGGCAGAAGATACACTGAGTGTCCGGTGTGACTGAAGAAGCAGGAGTCCTCAGGGCTTCAGATGGGGCTTAGATACAGGCGAGTCCAAGGCTGGGGTCTAGCCAGGCCCTGTCCGGAGGCAGATGTTCCTTGTCCGGACGGAGCGGGGAGGAATTATCAGAGGGTCCTCCTGTGACTCCATTAAAGACACACAGGTCAGCTCTCCTGGACTTTTTGCCCCAAGAAGTTCTGCTGGCCTCTGGCTGTGAATTGGCTTCCCAGACTTCTGTGGGGAGTAGCCTAGGCCAGAGAATGGGGCTTTGGCCCTCTTTTCAGGTAGATCTCCCTTTGTAACACAATAAATCTTTCTGATATCCATGCAATAAAAGCCTCACCTGCTCAAAAATTATCTTCCCTGCTGTTTGTTCATGTGCCCAAATCATCACCGACCCCCCAAAGAGTGTTTCTGCAGGAGTCTTTTTGGAGATATGCCTCTTTGTACGCATCGTGTCCGCTGGAGGAGGTGGCTCCTGGAGAGGGAAGGTGGCAGTGAGTTGCATGACACTTGCACCAACCCCTTCCACGTCTGACCACATCCGTTACTGGCCAGGTCGCTGAACCCTGTCAGAGCAACCTCAGGAGGCGGCTGGGATGGCCCAGCTGACATGATGGGTATGAAAGCTCTCCGCAGCCTGCACGGCTGGGCCTGGCCTTAGTCTTTGCTGCTCTCCGCTGACACGGTCCTCTCagaactggggtggggagggcaggtgaTGACCCCATCTTACACCGTTCTTGGAAACAAGCTGATGCTGTGCTATCACACGTCAATCAAGTGGCTATAGTCCAGGACTGCCGGTGCTAAACCCTCTTCTATCACACCCAACCCTCTACCTtccatccccactcccccactcGCTACTCCCACATGATCCCAGAAGAAAGGAGGATGCAGTCCCTCATCTCGGCTGACCCAAAGCTGATTCCCTCTTCCACTGGGGTGGCTACAGAAATAGATATACCCACTGATTAACCCTATCCTGGTCCCACTCTTCCCCACATTCTGCCAGTAGGCCCCTCAAGCTGCCTGAACCTCACCATTAAATCTATTCCTTCAGATGAAGGCAAAGGTGTCAAGTTAACAGAGGGATGGGACCCCAGGCAGATCTCAGTGTTTCTGAGAGATAAAAACACATCACTTTGTGGCTACATATTGGTTCACCTACTACAGAGCTCTGTCTCATGGGGGGTCCCTTTGACCCCCCCAAAGGGAATCAGGGTGGTAGCATGGACTCTGGAACCCACTGGGGCAATGGGAACATAGGAAGGGGGTTGGGCTGGTAGATAGCTCATACCAGGGACtgggaggctggaggcaggaagtGAGGGCATGCTAACTCCCCTGCGCTTTGATTTCTTTGTGTAAAATAGCAACAATGCCACCCCCTCCTGCACTTACTGCCTGTGTGCTTCATTATCACCACTCTCAAGTCGAGAGTGGGAGCACAGGGTATAGGGTGGTGCTGCTGAACACACATGGCACATACATCTTCCCAGGATTTTATTTGAAGTTTTGGAGGTGGGAGAGTTTCATAATAAAACTTGGGTTTATGCAGCATAATGCAAGCCTTGTATgtatttaaagaatgaaaaaaggagTTTTGAAAGAGTGGGCTGCTTCTGGCTACACCCCTAGATCCCTGGAGATGGGACACGTGATCACACCCCAGCACACCATACAGGGACTGCGGCAGGAGGGCAGGAGCACTGCTGTCTGTGGAGGTTGGGAAGTGCCTGGTGTGCAGTAGGCGGCCAGTAAACGGTGGCTTGTGTTATGGCAGCAGCTATGCCTTCGCAGAGGAAACAGGCTTACGCAGATGAAATTCTTGCTTGGACTCACTTGCCTagaaagtgacagagccaggcctGGAACCAACTCTTGACTCCCCGGCCAGTGTTCTGTCACTAACTCCCGTCTCATTACCTCCCATTTCATCCTCGCAGGAAAGGGCTTAATGGTGCACACAGCCTTACCCTGCTTAAGCCACTACCCCAGTTCTCCCTCATCTTCTTAGAACTCCCTCTGGTCAGGGAGGCTGGATTCCTGGGTTCTAGCCCTGTAGGGGCACATATGTGTAACTCCTCTAAAAGCAGGCAGCACTGGGAGGAGGCAGCAAACACACGGTTTGGGTGGGCAGACCTGTGCACGACAAACCTGTAGACATAGGAATGATGGGTttggggtgggaagaggaaaggTTCAGAATATGAGAGGCTTTCAGACTGGGTGGAGGCCAGAAGAAATGGTCATGAGCCAGGAGGTACACCAAAATCTACATTTCCCTCCCAGTTTGATCTAAGATGACAGGCCCTCAGCTCTTCATCCCATTTGCAAAGCTCAGGTTTCTAGGTCCAGATTAGGACCAAGAGTGCTCTGGGTCTTGCTAACTGGTGAGGAGTGATATGGCATCCAGAGATAGCAGACAATTTTGGGAATCCCAAGTCTGTCTTCCTTTAGACACTGCCAGGCACCTGGCCCCCCTTCACTGGGCCTTTGTAAAGGTTTGCTTCTGTGATTGTCTGTCTCCCTATATGAGAGGAACCTGTGGTCCCAAAGTGAATGAATCAACAATCCCAATTTGTCCAGCTTCTGCTTCGTTCCAAGAGATGAGGTTGGGGGACAGAGAGCCTGTCACATTCAAGCCTCATTCACTGCTCACAACCACCCAGTGAAAGCTGTTATTTCcccgtttcacagatgaagaaactgatccACACAGGCATGTCTCTCAGGCCCCAAAATACCCTGAGGCATcagtagaaatgcaaatttttggCCCTACCCCGGACCTACTCAGAATTTCCCTGTGGTaaacccaagaatctgcatttttaacaagggTGACCATCAGGTGATTCTCACGCTCACAACAATTCTAAAACCTCGACAGAGCAGTTTAGTAACCTGCCCACGCAGCGTCTGAGCCTTCTGATGCTAAGTCCAGGGCGCATGGAGAAGCTAGATATCTGTCACCACCTTGTGCATCTCAGTGCCCACCACACAGGCGCACAATAAACTTTTCCGAGTGACCAAATGAATGAATCATCAGGCCCTAGCTGCTtgcggtggggcggggcgggccgAGTCCCTGTTCCAGAGGAGGGAGGGCTTATGCACTGCCCAGATGCTGGACAAGGAGCCCCGGACCGTGTTGCTTTCAGAAAAGCCACTGGCAGAAGATCCGGACCATGGTGAATCTGCCGGTCATGAGCCCTTTCAAGAAGCGTTATGCCTGGGTGCAGCTGGCTGGGCACACGGGTGAGCACGGCGGGCGCGGGTGGGGTGGGTGTGTTCCCCGCGGACGGAGGGACTAGGCAGCGCTAACTAGTGTCCCCGTCTACAGGGAGTTTCAAGGCGGCGGGCACCAGCGGGCTGATCCTGAAGCGCAGCTCGGACCAGGAGCGTTACTGCTTAGCGCGGCTGATGGCCGACTCGCTGCGCGGCTGTGTGCCCGCCTTCCACGGCGTGGTGGAGCGCGACGGCGAGAGCTACCTGCAGTTGCAGGACCTGCTCCACGGCTTCGATGGCCCCTGTGTACTTGACTGCAAGATGGGCATCAGGTACGCGTGCCCTGCCAGGCCGTGCAGGGACCACCCGGCGGGGGTGCAGGGCGGTGCTCCGCCAGGTGCGGCGTGAGTCCGCTCACACCCCGCCGCCGCCTGCGCCTCCTTAGGACTTACCTGGAAGAGGAGCTGGCCAAAGCCCGAGAGCGGCCCAAGCTGAGGAAGGATATGTACAAGAAGATGCTGGCTGTGGACCCTGCGGCGCCCACCGAGGAGGAGCACGCGCAGCGCGCCGTCACCAAGCCGCGCTACATGCAGTGGCGAGAAGGCATCAGCTCCAGCACCACGCTCGGCTTCCGCATCGAGGGTATAAAGGTGGGCCCCGCTCGCGCCTCCGAGCACAGCCCCACCCCGCGGTGTCCTAACTTCCAGGTTGGCCCCCAACCTCCCGGCATTGTACCCTTTGGCGGCTGCCTCTCAGTCCCTAGCTTCCAAGGTCTAGGGAGGTTGCTCTAACCGATCCTCTCCCCGCCGTCGGGTAACGGCCCCTGACGCTTCCTGTCCCACCTCCTTAAGAAAGCAGACGGATCCTGCAGCACCGACTTCAAGACCACACGCAGCCGGGAGCAGGTGACTCGAGTCTTTGAGGAGTTTGTGCAAGGGGATGCGGAAGTGCTGGTGAGCGCCAGATCCTAGAACCCTGAGCTATTGGGAGCCTGAAACCGAGGGGTGCCCCGAGCCAACCTGTCTATTGCCCTCGCCTGTGTGACCCCCATCATGGCATTTTATCTCGTGGTGTTGTAATTGTTCCACGTTCCTTCCCTTCTGTTCCGCGCGCCGCTTGAGGGTCTGTGTTTTCCTCCGCTGGTATTTACCAAGCCGAGCATGCATCTTGGCCCACAAAGTTAGCAGAAGCTCAGTTGGTGTTTAGTTAATTTGCCCTCCTCTCTTACCCTCCCTCTCCAGAGGAGGTATCTGAATCGCCTGCAGCAGATCCGGGACACCCTGGAGGTCTCGGAGTTCTTTAGGAGACACGAGGTAAGAGCGTAAACTTGCGGTCTGTGGTCCATGAGGGCTGCACCAGAAAAGCGCGGCGGCGCTTTTGCCGGGGAAAGGGCCGTGGCCTGACCTTCTGGAGCTCTGCAGGTGATCGGCAGCTCACTGCTCTTCGTGCATGACCACTGCCATCGCGCCGGCGTGTGGCTCATCGACTTCGGCAAGACCACGCCCCTGCCAGACGGCCAGACCCTGGACCATCGAaggccctgggaggagggcaACCGCGAGGATGGCTATTTGCTGGGGCTGGACAATCTCATTGGCATCCTGGCCAGCCTTGCCGAGAGATGAGGCTAGGCCTCTATCCCCTCACGGACCGCTGGTCTGGCAGATGGACCTGCGTCTTTGTCCCCGCCGTGCATGCCGGGGAGAGACTGAAACCCAGAGGTTGGGGTGGTTCACAGGTTCCTGTAGGGCCAGGTGCCAGACACTACCGGATGCACTGTAGGCACCAAGGCTGTTCCCCATACAAACCCAAGTGGTCCCAGAGCCCATGACACTAATttatgggggagggggatgtagGCTGTGACAATGGGCTTCTTCCTCAGCCCAGCTCTTCTGAGGGGCTCTGTGATTCTCCAGAGAGGCCagataatgaatttttttttgaaggcacTAGATCTATTGATCTAACCTCCCACACTACAATGGACCCCCCTTCTCAATAAAACTCAAAGACACCAGCTTTGGCAACTCAGGCCtcatctcctccctcctctggtcCCCTCTTTCTCAACTCCCAGGCATCCCTTACGTCCACTCAGATTACGGGACTATATGAGAAGACTTTTTAGAGGCATCTGTAGGGTTGCAGACTGCCCGGATGAAAGATGCTCACAGAGGAAGGGCAATCCAGCCACGGCTTCCTGCAGAAGGCAATTTCAACTCACCACCCGCACCTGAGGGAGGAGGGTTGGCCTCTGTTCTGGTCCCAAAGTTCAAAGTCTGGGAGTGGCCGGGCTCTTCCCCAGGAGGCCTGGGTCTGGTTTCCAGGATGGAAAGTCCAGTGCTGCAGGCCAGCCCTGAGACAGGCCCAGGCATGCAGCAAaactggggcaggggtggcaggggagAGGCTACTGGAATAACAAGCCACCTAGAAACCTAGGGAGGAGTGCAGGGAGGAACCAGTGCTAGCATCAGTGCCTGTGCCCTCACCCTCAGCCTTGGGGCCCAGCAGACATAGGTAGGATTCCAAAAGTTCTGAGGTTGGAGTCCCCTGGATTTGAGGGGCTTGAGGCCAGAAGGCAGCCAAGAGC is part of the Desmodus rotundus isolate HL8 chromosome 7, HLdesRot8A.1, whole genome shotgun sequence genome and encodes:
- the ITPKA gene encoding inositol-trisphosphate 3-kinase A, whose protein sequence is MTLPGGPTGMARPGGAGPCSPGLERAPRRSVGELRLLFEARCAAVAAAAAAGQPRARGAKRRGGQVPNGLPRASPAPVIPQLTVTAEEPDVPPASPGPPEPEGGWLPAVGSSHLQQPRRLSTSSLSSTGSSSLPEDSEDDLLSDSESRSRGNVQLEAGEVVGQKSHWQKIRTMVNLPVMSPFKKRYAWVQLAGHTGSFKAAGTSGLILKRSSDQERYCLARLMADSLRGCVPAFHGVVERDGESYLQLQDLLHGFDGPCVLDCKMGIRTYLEEELAKARERPKLRKDMYKKMLAVDPAAPTEEEHAQRAVTKPRYMQWREGISSSTTLGFRIEGIKKADGSCSTDFKTTRSREQVTRVFEEFVQGDAEVLRRYLNRLQQIRDTLEVSEFFRRHEVIGSSLLFVHDHCHRAGVWLIDFGKTTPLPDGQTLDHRRPWEEGNREDGYLLGLDNLIGILASLAER